The following coding sequences are from one Novosphingobium sp. KACC 22771 window:
- a CDS encoding FIST N-terminal domain-containing protein, which produces MARSALAVVSSHASDPVTAVDEVVCAIGGMALAGALLFCSHRYDRDELAGELARRLGDFPLIGCTSAGELTQRGYDEDSLVFIGFPADSFAMSVLHFDDLDGFDVAEGRRAVRELAAQAAASARRLGEQLHHAAIFLVDGLSHREELVTMTVQDALGETVMVGGSSGDGMVFRETGVLVDGRFVKDAAVVAMLSSTRPLHAFCSHHYRPREERMVVTSADAQARVVYEINARPAAQEYARIAGLVGGEIDAAFFAANPPMVRAGGEYHIRAVQSANPDGSLTFYCAIDNGIVLRVGERVDRMAHLERLFSEVETRVGEIDHVIGFDCVLNRVDADNRQITREVSQLYAARHVVGFNTYGEQFRAAHNNQTLSGLAIGA; this is translated from the coding sequence ATGGCGCGTTCGGCTTTGGCTGTGGTATCATCTCATGCAAGCGATCCGGTGACCGCCGTGGACGAGGTGGTGTGCGCGATCGGCGGGATGGCGCTTGCGGGCGCGCTGCTGTTCTGTTCGCATCGCTATGACCGCGACGAACTGGCGGGCGAACTGGCCCGGCGGCTCGGTGATTTCCCCCTGATCGGCTGCACCAGCGCGGGCGAATTGACCCAGCGCGGCTATGACGAGGACAGTCTCGTTTTCATCGGTTTTCCTGCCGACAGCTTTGCCATGAGCGTGCTGCATTTCGACGATCTGGACGGGTTCGATGTGGCCGAGGGGCGGCGCGCGGTGCGCGAACTGGCGGCGCAGGCGGCGGCCTCGGCGCGGCGGCTGGGCGAACAACTGCATCATGCCGCGATCTTTCTGGTCGATGGTCTCTCGCACCGCGAGGAACTGGTGACGATGACGGTTCAGGACGCACTGGGCGAGACGGTGATGGTGGGCGGATCGTCGGGCGACGGCATGGTGTTCCGCGAGACGGGCGTGCTGGTCGACGGGCGGTTTGTGAAGGATGCCGCCGTGGTGGCGATGCTGTCGAGCACGCGCCCCCTGCACGCCTTTTGCTCGCACCATTATCGCCCGCGTGAGGAACGGATGGTTGTCACCTCCGCCGATGCGCAGGCGCGCGTGGTGTATGAAATCAACGCCCGCCCCGCCGCGCAGGAATATGCAAGGATCGCCGGATTGGTGGGCGGCGAGATCGACGCGGCCTTTTTTGCCGCAAATCCGCCCATGGTGCGCGCCGGTGGCGAATATCACATCCGCGCGGTGCAGAGCGCCAATCCCGATGGCAGCCTGACGTTTTATTGCGCCATCGACAATGGCATCGTGCTGCGTGTGGGCGAGAGGGTGGACCGGATGGCTCATCTGGAACGTCTGTTTTCCGAGGTGGAAACCCGCGTGGGCGAGATCGACCATGTGATCGGTTTCGATTGCGTGCTGAACCGGGTGGATGCCGACAATCGCCAGATCACGCGCGAGGTCTCGCAGCTTTATGCCGCGCGCCATGTCGTGGGCTTCAACACCTATGGCGAGCAGTTCCGCGCCGCGCATAATAACCAGACGCTGAGCGGTCTGGCGATCGGCGCATAA
- a CDS encoding ABC transporter ATP-binding protein — protein MSDPVLVARHLRRELPGDPPPVLVADADLAVMPGRFTAIVGPSGCGKSSLLYLLGLIDRPTGGQLLFEGRDLAQMSGDERAAIRLEHFGFVFQFHFLLPEFTALENVMLPLRRLGRLSSRDIEARANSLLGDVGLAEKGWKLPEKLSGGERQRVAIARALANNPRLVLGDEPTGNLDSVNSARVVELFRALAHDQGRAVVCVTHDMGIADQADIRVSMLDGRVIEVREQNAPISTPAS, from the coding sequence ATGAGCGATCCGGTGCTTGTCGCACGTCATCTGCGGCGCGAATTACCCGGCGATCCGCCCCCCGTGCTGGTGGCCGACGCGGATCTGGCGGTGATGCCGGGGCGCTTTACCGCGATTGTCGGGCCATCGGGCTGCGGCAAGTCCTCGCTGCTCTATCTCCTTGGCCTGATCGACCGGCCAACGGGGGGGCAATTGCTGTTTGAGGGGCGCGATCTGGCGCAAATGTCGGGCGACGAACGCGCGGCGATCCGGCTCGAACATTTCGGCTTTGTGTTTCAGTTCCATTTCCTGCTGCCCGAATTCACGGCGCTGGAAAACGTCATGCTGCCGCTGCGCCGCCTTGGCCGCCTTTCATCGCGCGATATCGAGGCGCGGGCAAACAGCCTGCTAGGCGATGTGGGCCTAGCGGAAAAAGGGTGGAAATTGCCCGAAAAGCTGTCGGGCGGGGAACGCCAGCGTGTGGCCATCGCCCGAGCGCTGGCCAACAACCCGCGCCTGGTGCTGGGCGATGAGCCGACCGGCAATCTCGACAGCGTCAATTCGGCCCGCGTGGTCGAACTTTTCCGCGCGCTGGCCCATGATCAGGGGCGCGCGGTGGTGTGCGTCACGCATGACATGGGCATCGCCGATCAGGCCGACATCCGCGTTTCCATGCTGGACGGGCGCGTGATCGAGGTGCGCGAACAAAACGCCCCTATTTCAACCCCAGCTTCCTGA
- a CDS encoding transcriptional regulator has protein sequence MSFLPPRAFETFAANYPEVPHVMEHNLCGHPLMELESLARLIERLPARNVEYAYAKQPIGITGKPPVPSISAADAVRQIDSAGCWVAIKHLEEDEAYRALLLDVIGELEGAITSKTGKVYHPQGFVFVSSPDAVTPYHFDPEHNILMQIRGSKVMTQFPAAEEAYSPARVHEVYHTGGGRELKWSDDLLAGGREFALAPGQGLMVPVMAPHFVRNGPQVSVSLSITWRSQWSYDEAAAHAFNGVLRGLGLNPRRPGRWPAQNKGKALGWRAIRKLGLK, from the coding sequence ATGTCTTTTTTGCCGCCGCGCGCCTTCGAAACTTTTGCCGCCAATTATCCCGAAGTGCCCCATGTGATGGAGCACAATCTATGCGGGCATCCGTTGATGGAGCTGGAATCTCTGGCCCGACTGATTGAGCGGCTGCCGGCCAGGAATGTTGAATATGCCTATGCCAAGCAGCCCATCGGCATCACCGGCAAGCCCCCCGTGCCCAGCATCAGCGCCGCCGATGCGGTGCGCCAGATTGACAGCGCGGGCTGCTGGGTGGCGATCAAGCATCTGGAGGAGGATGAGGCCTATCGCGCGCTGCTGCTCGATGTGATCGGCGAGCTGGAAGGGGCGATTACCAGCAAGACCGGCAAGGTCTATCATCCGCAGGGCTTCGTCTTTGTCTCCTCGCCCGACGCGGTGACGCCCTATCACTTTGACCCGGAACACAATATCCTGATGCAGATCCGGGGCAGCAAGGTGATGACCCAATTCCCCGCCGCCGAGGAAGCCTATAGTCCCGCGCGCGTGCATGAGGTCTATCACACCGGCGGCGGGCGCGAATTGAAATGGAGCGATGATCTCTTGGCCGGTGGGCGCGAATTTGCGCTGGCGCCGGGACAAGGGCTGATGGTGCCGGTGATGGCGCCCCATTTCGTCAGGAACGGGCCGCAGGTTTCGGTCTCGCTGTCGATCACCTGGCGCTCGCAATGGTCCTATGACGAGGCCGCCGCCCATGCCTTCAACGGCGTGCTGCGTGGTCTTGGCCTGAACCCGCGCCGCCCCGGCCGCTGGCCCGCACAGAACAAGGGCAAGGCGCTGGGCTGGCGCGCGATCAGGAAGCTGGGGTTGAAATAG
- a CDS encoding cytochrome b/b6 domain-containing protein — translation MDQDKSRTIRLWSLPVRLFHWSVVVLVPAMWATYKAGKMDLHIKLGLALVFIVGFRIIWGFLGCQTARFTSFVKGPSAILAYLRSGRGADGGPVLGHNPLGALSVLGLLGLMAAQVTLGLFATDTDATYSGPLNYWVGSDLAEKLTDLHEVGFNLIVLMVVVHLGAVIFYTVVKKEKLVPPMVTGKKTYDEPVAQPKSAPLWRLALALVLAGGLTWWVYHGGHFVPPPPPAYDISY, via the coding sequence ATGGATCAGGATAAATCGCGCACAATCCGGCTCTGGTCTTTGCCGGTGCGTCTGTTTCACTGGAGCGTGGTGGTGCTCGTGCCCGCGATGTGGGCCACGTACAAGGCCGGCAAGATGGACCTGCATATCAAGCTGGGGCTCGCGCTGGTGTTTATCGTGGGCTTTCGCATCATCTGGGGCTTTCTGGGCTGTCAGACCGCGCGTTTCACCAGTTTCGTGAAGGGGCCGAGCGCGATCCTTGCCTATCTGCGCAGCGGGCGCGGGGCCGATGGCGGCCCGGTGCTGGGCCATAACCCGCTGGGCGCGCTGTCGGTGCTGGGCCTGCTGGGGCTGATGGCGGCGCAGGTCACGCTGGGCCTGTTCGCCACCGATACCGATGCCACCTATTCGGGGCCGCTCAATTACTGGGTGGGGTCCGATCTGGCGGAAAAACTGACTGATCTGCACGAGGTCGGGTTCAACCTGATCGTGCTGATGGTGGTGGTCCATCTGGGCGCGGTCATTTTCTACACCGTGGTCAAGAAGGAAAAGCTGGTGCCCCCGATGGTGACCGGCAAGAAGACCTATGACGAACCCGTGGCTCAGCCCAAGAGCGCCCCGCTGTGGCGTCTGGCGCTGGCGCTGGTGCTGGCCGGGGGTTTGACCTGGTGGGTCTATCACGGCGGCCATTTCGTGCCTCCGCCGCCCCCGGCTTACGATATTTCCTATTAA
- a CDS encoding ABC transporter permease — MLARFSLLIHIASRHLIVRRRQTLVATSGVAVGVGFFLAVSALMVGSQNDFVRQLIDVAPHIIISDELRSPPPQPGIAAYSGGAVQLHGYRIRNEVRGLKDWQRILASVNAIPGAIGSPSLSGAVTLRLGGRDEPLAIVGIEPGLEAKVSSISDKLRAGHLDDLERVQGGVILGEELAQRLGRGMGDIVPATAANGTTRSLRIVALVKKGNSQLGSSSGYMLLREAQSLLGRPFIINRIGVKLSDPYAAETVAAGLEARYRYKAQSWQERSADFLSLLLTRNVIMYTVVSAILLVASFGIYTAVSNSVADKRRDIAILRSMGFSQGDLQMVFVLEGMALAVIGIVLGWALGFGLMTILGSLEFSIGGEIQHMPLDRSPRQYAIAAAASLTAGVLAAWLPARKASRVDPVDILRGAV, encoded by the coding sequence ATGCTGGCGCGCTTTTCCCTGCTGATCCACATCGCCTCGCGCCATCTCATCGTGCGGCGGCGGCAAACGCTGGTGGCCACCAGCGGGGTCGCGGTGGGGGTAGGGTTCTTTCTGGCCGTGTCCGCGCTGATGGTAGGCAGCCAGAATGATTTTGTGCGGCAATTGATTGATGTCGCTCCTCATATCATCATCTCCGACGAATTGCGCAGCCCCCCGCCCCAGCCCGGCATTGCCGCCTATTCCGGCGGCGCGGTCCAGCTTCACGGCTATCGCATCCGCAATGAGGTGCGCGGGCTGAAGGACTGGCAGCGGATTCTGGCCAGCGTCAATGCCATCCCCGGCGCGATCGGTTCGCCCAGCCTGTCGGGCGCGGTCACGCTGCGGCTGGGTGGGCGGGACGAGCCGCTGGCCATTGTCGGCATCGAACCGGGGCTGGAGGCCAAGGTCAGCTCGATCAGCGACAAGCTGCGCGCCGGGCATCTCGACGATCTGGAGCGGGTACAGGGCGGCGTGATCCTCGGCGAGGAACTGGCGCAAAGGCTGGGGCGGGGCATGGGCGACATCGTGCCCGCCACCGCCGCCAACGGCACCACGCGGTCGCTGCGCATCGTCGCGCTGGTGAAAAAGGGCAACAGCCAGCTTGGCTCCTCTTCGGGCTATATGCTGCTGCGCGAGGCGCAGAGCCTGCTGGGGCGGCCCTTCATCATCAACCGGATCGGGGTAAAGCTGAGCGATCCCTATGCCGCCGAAACCGTCGCGGCGGGGCTGGAGGCGCGCTATCGTTACAAGGCGCAAAGCTGGCAGGAGCGCAGCGCCGATTTCCTCTCGCTGCTGCTGACGCGCAATGTCATCATGTACACGGTGGTTTCGGCGATCCTGCTGGTGGCCTCTTTCGGCATCTATACCGCCGTGTCGAACAGCGTGGCCGACAAAAGGCGCGACATTGCCATCCTGCGCTCAATGGGCTTTTCACAGGGCGATCTGCAGATGGTCTTTGTGCTGGAAGGGATGGCACTGGCGGTGATCGGCATTGTGCTGGGCTGGGCGCTGGGCTTTGGGCTGATGACCATTCTGGGCAGCCTTGAATTTTCCATCGGGGGCGAAATCCAGCATATGCCGCTGGACCGTTCGCCGCGCCAATATGCGATTGCAGCGGCGGCATCGTTGACGGCGGGGGTGCTGGCGGCATGGCTGCCCGCACGCAAGGCGTCGCGGGTGGATCCGGTCGATATTCTGCGGGGGGCGGTATGA
- a CDS encoding aldo/keto reductase — protein sequence MDYRPLGTTGLSVSAVCLGTMTFGSQNTQAEAHEQIEVALDHGVNFIDTAEMYPVTPVSPETFGRTEEMIGAWIAQSGRRDKIVLASKVSGPARHFPLRGGNNSLDRRNIQLAIDDSLRRLQTDYLDLYQLHWPDRGVPMFGGRGLQSLNDRADAAPLEESISALEDLVKAGKIRAFGVSNETPWGVSEALRLHRDKGLPRVASIQNAYNLLNRVFEMGLSEFALREGVGLLAYSPLAAGHLSGKYLGGVVPKGSRVDVAKQFTRYFTVNQPQAAARYIAVAHAFGLSPEQLALGFVCSRPFVTSSIIGATSVEQLKVDIAASLTPIPEEALTAINEVYNLYPDPCP from the coding sequence ATGGATTATCGCCCGCTTGGCACAACCGGCCTTTCGGTCAGCGCCGTCTGCCTTGGCACCATGACCTTTGGTTCGCAGAACACACAGGCCGAGGCGCATGAGCAGATCGAGGTCGCGCTCGACCATGGCGTCAATTTTATCGACACCGCCGAAATGTATCCCGTCACCCCGGTCAGCCCCGAAACCTTTGGCCGGACCGAAGAGATGATCGGCGCATGGATCGCCCAATCGGGCCGCCGCGACAAAATCGTGCTGGCCAGCAAAGTGTCCGGCCCGGCGCGCCATTTCCCGCTGCGCGGCGGCAACAACAGTCTTGACCGGCGCAATATCCAACTGGCCATCGACGACAGCCTGCGGCGGCTTCAGACCGATTACCTCGATCTTTATCAACTGCACTGGCCCGACCGGGGTGTGCCGATGTTTGGCGGGCGCGGGCTGCAATCGTTGAATGACCGCGCCGATGCCGCGCCGTTGGAAGAAAGCATTTCGGCGCTGGAGGATCTGGTCAAGGCGGGGAAGATCCGCGCCTTTGGCGTGTCGAACGAGACGCCCTGGGGCGTATCGGAAGCGCTGCGCCTGCACCGCGACAAGGGCCTGCCGCGCGTGGCCTCGATCCAGAATGCGTATAACCTTCTGAACCGTGTGTTCGAAATGGGCCTGTCCGAATTTGCCCTGCGCGAAGGCGTTGGCCTGCTGGCCTATTCGCCGCTGGCCGCCGGGCATCTGTCGGGCAAATATCTGGGCGGCGTGGTGCCCAAGGGCTCGCGCGTTGATGTCGCCAAGCAGTTCACCCGCTATTTCACCGTCAACCAGCCGCAGGCCGCCGCGCGCTATATCGCCGTGGCCCATGCTTTCGGCCTCTCGCCCGAGCAACTGGCGCTGGGCTTTGTCTGCAGCCGCCCGTTTGTCACCAGTTCAATCATCGGGGCCACCAGCGTCGAACAGCTCAAGGTCGACATCGCCGCCAGCCTCACCCCCATCCCGGAAGAAGCGCTGACGGCGATCAACGAGGTTTACAACCTGTACCCGGACCCCTGCCCCTGA
- a CDS encoding efflux RND transporter periplasmic adaptor subunit produces the protein MVKARYVIGLGLVLAAGGAGVWAWRDRPLVVQVAQAQLGPASQQVYATGYVEAQQPVSVSSRITAPVARVLVEEGAAVKLGQALVLLSDDEQKGLLDQARAQQRSAEVIERRNLALFRDGWVTAAARDNATTAADAARAASATARARLDQLVVRANSDGIVTKRDVYPGDLATPGKVLLQLGDPSRIRITATVDERDITRVAVGQKALMSSDALPGAIPAHVSEVTPGGDPTVRAFRVRLMPDTAKPLPMGLTLEVNIITSERKAAVLVPAAAIAGDGRNVWVVAQGRAASRPIIKGADGASKVEITSGLRSGETVVLNPPADLRQGQRLRPAHP, from the coding sequence GTGGTAAAGGCGCGTTACGTCATAGGCTTGGGCCTGGTGTTGGCGGCGGGCGGTGCGGGCGTCTGGGCCTGGCGCGACCGGCCTCTGGTTGTGCAGGTGGCGCAGGCGCAATTGGGGCCTGCATCCCAACAGGTCTATGCCACCGGCTATGTCGAGGCGCAGCAGCCGGTGTCCGTCTCCTCGCGCATCACCGCCCCTGTGGCGCGGGTGCTGGTCGAGGAAGGCGCGGCGGTCAAACTCGGTCAGGCGCTGGTGCTGCTTTCCGACGATGAGCAAAAGGGCCTGCTCGATCAGGCCCGCGCCCAGCAGCGCAGCGCCGAGGTGATCGAGCGGCGCAATCTGGCGCTGTTCCGCGATGGATGGGTGACGGCGGCCGCGCGCGACAATGCCACCACCGCCGCCGACGCCGCCCGCGCTGCCAGCGCCACCGCCCGCGCGCGCCTCGACCAATTGGTGGTGCGCGCCAATTCGGACGGCATCGTGACCAAGCGCGATGTCTATCCCGGCGATCTGGCCACGCCGGGCAAGGTCCTGCTTCAACTGGGCGATCCATCGCGCATCCGCATCACCGCCACGGTGGACGAGCGAGACATCACCCGCGTGGCCGTGGGGCAAAAGGCGTTGATGTCCTCCGATGCGCTGCCCGGCGCGATCCCGGCGCATGTTTCCGAGGTGACGCCCGGCGGTGATCCCACGGTGCGCGCCTTTCGCGTGCGTTTGATGCCCGATACCGCCAAACCGCTGCCGATGGGCCTAACGCTGGAGGTCAATATCATCACCAGCGAGCGCAAGGCGGCAGTGCTGGTGCCCGCCGCCGCGATCGCCGGTGATGGGCGCAACGTCTGGGTGGTGGCGCAGGGCCGCGCCGCCTCGCGCCCGATCATCAAGGGAGCCGATGGGGCCAGCAAGGTCGAGATCACCAGCGGATTGCGCAGCGGTGAAACCGTGGTGCTCAACCCGCCCGCCGATTTGAGGCAGGGCCAACGCCTGCGTCCGGCCCATCCCTGA
- the cysK gene encoding cysteine synthase A has translation MKADSILATIGGTPHVRLSRLFPDHEVWVKSERGNPGGSIKDRIALAMVEAAEADGTLQAGGTIIEPTSGNTGIGLALVAAVKGYKLILVMPESMSIERRRLMLAYGATFDLTPREKGMKGAIERAKELAAEIPGAWIPQQFENGANPAVHARTTAQEILADFADTPIDAVITGVGTGGHLTGVAEALKPVWPGLKAYAVEPTLSPVISGGQPAPHPIQGIGAGFIPANLHTASIDGVIQVDPADAKEWARRSAREEGILVGISSGATLAAIAQKLKELPAGSRVLGFNYDTGERYLSVPDFLPEP, from the coding sequence ATGAAGGCCGATTCGATTCTCGCAACCATTGGCGGCACGCCCCATGTGCGCCTCTCGCGCCTGTTTCCCGATCACGAGGTCTGGGTAAAGAGCGAGCGCGGCAACCCCGGCGGTTCGATCAAGGACCGCATCGCGCTGGCCATGGTCGAGGCGGCTGAGGCCGACGGCACATTGCAAGCCGGGGGCACCATCATCGAGCCCACCAGTGGCAACACCGGCATCGGCCTTGCGCTGGTCGCGGCGGTCAAGGGCTACAAGCTGATCCTGGTCATGCCCGAAAGCATGAGCATCGAGCGCCGCCGCCTGATGCTGGCCTATGGTGCGACGTTTGATCTGACCCCGCGCGAAAAGGGCATGAAGGGCGCGATCGAGCGCGCCAAGGAACTGGCCGCGGAAATCCCCGGCGCATGGATCCCGCAACAGTTTGAAAACGGCGCCAACCCCGCCGTCCACGCCCGCACCACCGCGCAGGAAATCCTGGCCGATTTCGCCGATACGCCGATTGACGCGGTGATCACCGGCGTCGGCACCGGCGGCCACCTGACCGGCGTTGCCGAGGCGCTCAAGCCTGTGTGGCCGGGCCTCAAAGCCTATGCCGTCGAGCCCACCCTCTCGCCCGTCATCAGCGGCGGCCAGCCCGCGCCCCACCCGATTCAGGGCATTGGCGCAGGCTTTATCCCGGCCAACCTGCACACCGCCAGCATCGATGGCGTGATTCAGGTGGACCCGGCCGATGCCAAGGAATGGGCGCGTCGCTCTGCCCGTGAGGAAGGCATTCTGGTGGGCATTTCCAGCGGCGCCACGCTGGCCGCCATCGCGCAAAAGCTCAAGGAACTGCCCGCAGGCAGCCGCGTCCTCGGCTTCAACTATGACACCGGCGAGCGCTATCTCTCGGTGCCGGATTTCCTGCCCGAACCCTAA
- a CDS encoding glutamine amidotransferase — translation MKKALIIRHVPYEGVAGYRAPIEAAGYEVDRIDVADPAFSSLDLREPDLLIMMGGPMGVYEQDQHPWIPCQMRRLAMRLEADRPTLGVCFGAQMMAAALGARVYPGPRKEVGFHPVHVHAKDSPLRHIEDVPVLHWHGDTFTRPEGVEFLASSHVYDHQAFRRGRNILALQFHAEMGLDPRFDAWIEQWPESVVEAGGTEADLRAAHAELGPKAVAAGQAMIAEWLEGVD, via the coding sequence ATGAAGAAAGCCCTGATCATCCGCCACGTCCCCTATGAGGGCGTGGCGGGATACCGTGCCCCGATCGAGGCGGCGGGATATGAAGTGGACCGCATCGATGTGGCCGATCCCGCCTTCTCCTCGCTGGACCTGCGCGAGCCCGACCTGCTGATCATGATGGGCGGCCCGATGGGCGTCTATGAACAGGATCAGCACCCGTGGATTCCCTGCCAGATGCGCCGCCTCGCCATGCGGCTGGAGGCGGACCGGCCGACGCTGGGTGTGTGCTTCGGCGCGCAGATGATGGCGGCGGCGCTGGGCGCGCGCGTCTATCCCGGGCCGCGCAAGGAGGTTGGCTTTCACCCCGTGCACGTCCATGCCAAGGACAGCCCCCTGCGTCATATCGAGGACGTGCCGGTGCTGCATTGGCATGGCGATACCTTCACTCGCCCCGAGGGCGTTGAATTCCTGGCCTCCAGCCACGTTTATGATCATCAGGCGTTTCGGCGTGGGCGCAATATCCTCGCGCTGCAGTTCCACGCCGAAATGGGGCTGGACCCGCGCTTTGACGCGTGGATCGAGCAATGGCCCGAAAGCGTGGTCGAGGCGGGCGGCACCGAGGCGGACTTGCGCGCGGCCCATGCCGAGTTGGGGCCGAAGGCGGTCGCGGCGGGGCAGGCAATGATTGCGGAGTGGCTGGAGGGGGTTGATTAG
- a CDS encoding c-type cytochrome, translating into MRKISMMIGALALGVAVAAQAASPAQTIEARQKSLKEMGKAMKGAGDSFKSGNPDAAVIKASAATVAGYADKLGTWFPKGTGAEAGVKTAAKAEIWTDQAGFKKAAADFSAAAKGFKAAADTGDLAAAGKAMGALGGTCKGCHEKFKNKD; encoded by the coding sequence ATGCGCAAGATTTCGATGATGATTGGTGCGCTCGCGCTGGGCGTGGCGGTGGCGGCTCAGGCGGCATCGCCCGCCCAGACGATCGAGGCGCGCCAGAAGTCGCTCAAGGAAATGGGCAAGGCGATGAAGGGCGCGGGCGATTCGTTCAAGTCGGGCAACCCCGACGCCGCCGTCATCAAGGCTAGCGCCGCCACCGTTGCCGGTTATGCCGACAAGCTGGGCACCTGGTTCCCCAAGGGCACCGGCGCCGAAGCGGGCGTGAAGACCGCCGCCAAGGCTGAAATCTGGACCGATCAGGCCGGTTTCAAGAAGGCCGCCGCTGACTTCTCGGCCGCCGCCAAGGGCTTCAAGGCCGCCGCCGACACGGGCGATCTGGCCGCAGCCGGCAAGGCGATGGGCGCGCTGGGCGGCACCTGCAAGGGCTGCCACGAAAAGTTCAAGAACAAGGACTGA